CTCCGCTCTGAACCAGGGTTCTGTGGACAGGCCTCAGTCCTTGTAAGGAATAACTGGAGAGACACTGGTCGGGCCCTGCCGGGAAGTTTCCTTTAGCTTTACTTCAGCGCGGTGGCCACTAAGCGGCGCACTGGGATGAGGAGAACTCTGGACTGGGCACTCCgcctctctgtttcctcatctgtaaaatgggaatgacaatGCTTACCCCACAGGATTctggtgagaatcaaatgacataatagtATGCGTCAAGCGCTACGCGGACATTAAAGCATTATGCATTTCAGGACGCCTTGATGTTTCAGTTacagttttagaaaaaatatttagccTGTTTGGGGTTTCCTTACTGTGTTTACAAATACATATACGCGTGCGTACTTACATCATggcattatatataaaaatgcactGCCCCGTACCCATGCGGCACATCTATCCTACGGGTACTTCTAAGGGAAAGTGACGACTCCGTAGTTTAGGATCACTCCCGTACCCGGCGCTGATCCCCGCCCCCGCCTCACTCGGCCACACGGAACGTGACGACGACGTCATCAGAGTTGGACCTCATTCATTGGTCGATCCCGAGGAGGCGGGAGAAAGCGGTTGAAGGCTTTTTACGTCACTTCCACTTCCCTTCGCGCAGGCGCTTTCATTTCCCCTAGGCAGAGTGACTAAGATGGAACCGTTGTTGGAGCCGCGGTTGGGTTTGTGGGCCGGGGGCCCCTCGCCGGGCCAGTTTTACCGTATCCCGCCCGTTCCGGGAGCCCTCCCGGGGCCGGAAAGTTCTGTCTACGGAGGCCCGATTACTCGGACGCAGTGAGTGTCCACATCACTTTCCCGAATGGCCGCATCGGGGCCGCCGCTGGGTGGGGGGGTTGGTGGGGAACTCGGGGGAGGTCGCTGATTGGACGGCAGCTGGAACCGGGGCCAAGACCGAGGCCCGGGGGTCACCGGCGTGGAGGGGGAGGTAGCGGCAAAAACCGTGGAAAACCGGAAGTGAAGGTGTCCTGGAGTCTGGGGGCGCTTCCAGCGCCGGCCTCGTTTCCGCCGGGGCTCTGCGGCTGGTTCCTTCTCCGCTGCCTTTCTTCGCTCGCTGCCCTTTTGAGCCTTTGTCCTGCTCCTTTCCTTCTTGCCGGACTTTCCCGGCGCTTCTTCTCGCCGCTCCCCGACCCTTTCTGCTCCTGCTGAAACCGCTAGGCCGGCAGTCACCTGCCCTGCCCTTGTGGGCCCTCCGTCTTTGCCCCGAGCTTTGGTCTCGGTCCTCGGCGCTCCGGTGCTTTCAGTTATACCCTCCGTGCCGGGCACGCccaccttcctcttccctctctctgctcCCGGCGCAGTTGAGCCCCCGCTCAGTGCCCGGGTAACTGGCCCCGGGCGGGCCGCTCATCCTCGGATCCGAAACCGAAGCTCCCTTACCTCCTCAACCCACCCTTCAGGCCTCAGCCTCTTAGAGGCCCCTCCTCGTCCCCTCCCCCCCACGATCCCCACTCCCAGCCCTGGTGTTCCTTCAGACTCTCCTTGTCCCGGCCCAACCAGACACTGCTTTGTCCGGGAACGTTCCTCTGACTCGGTGGCTCTGCCTGAAACCCCTCCCCCTCTCTTGCGTGGTTATTACATTTAGCTTCTCGGCCCCCTCCGCACTTTTATCCTGTCGGTTTTCACacgctctctccctccctctccctccgtTAGAGTGTGAGCGCGGCTCCTGGGGTACCAGTGGGTAGATGCGGAACGATGGAGAGTCCCTCATCTCCAGATGCACTTCctcacgggggggggggggggggggggccgctACCTTCTCTTCAGCGTCTGCCCGCGCAGGGGGGTTGTTTAACCTGAGGAGAGGACGGAGGCCGAGGGTTTGGAAGATTTTTAAGCGTTGTTGTATAAATGGACGTTATCGCCCTTGCATCTTTCCAGGAACCCGATGGTGACGGGGACCTCCGTCCTGGGTGTGAAATTCGAGGGCGGTGTGATACTTGCGGCGGACATGCTGGGCTCCTATGGCTCCCTGGCTCGTTTTCGAAATATCTCTCGGATCATGCGTGTCAACAACAACACCATGCTTGGTGCTTCTGGGGACTATGCCGATTTCCAGTATGTGAAGCAAGTCATTGACCAGATGGTGTAAGTCAACATGAGGGCCCAGTGTCTCCGTCCTTTGGTGCCGGTTCCATAGAGGCCACGCCTCATTTCTAGGGCCCATCCTGAGGAGTCCTCAAGTGGGGAGGAGAGAATGTTCTATCTTCCTTCCGCACAGGGCATTAGGATGCTCTTCTGAGCCTGTAGTGGGAGATGATGTAGCAGGAGCTGGGCTGTTTTCCCTCACAGCTCCCTGGCATCTTATTGGGGGGTAGAAGGATCTCCCTGGCTGCTGCTTCACTGTTTAGTTCCTCCTTCTCAATTCTTCTGAAGGATTGATGAAGAGCTGCTGGGTGATGGACATAGCTACAGCCCCAAAGCCATCCATTCTTGGTTGACCAGAGCCATGTACAGCCGCCGCTCCAAGATGAACCCGCTCTGGAACACCATGGTCATCGGCGGCTATGCGGATGGGGAAAGGTAGGTTAGGAGACATCTGAGGCTTTGACAGGGCCTCGACCCCAAGGCTGTATTCACCTGCTCACCCCTGATCCAAATTCAGAAATTAATGGTGGGGTGGGGCCTGGGGAGGTCCAAAGTAGAAGGGGCCCTTTGACCAGTTTCACTGTCTCTTTCCAGCTTCCTTGGCTATGTGGACATGCTTGGTGTAGCTTATGAAGCCCCCACGCTGGCCACTGGTTACGGTGCCTACTTGGCCCAGGTAAGCAGGCTGACCCTGACCTCCCCGCAGTAACAGGAGTGGGGGGGGCTTCTCCAGGATAGAATTCTAAGTACTAAGGAAGGTGTGAGGCATTGAATAGACTTTCCCTAATGTGAGACGTTGGTAGAAATGTGTCATCTTCTCCCTCTTTGCCACCATCCCCCAATTCCGTAATCCCGCGGTTCTTTCCCTCTCAGCCCTTGATGCGAGAGTTTCTGGAGAAGAAGCCAGTTCTAAACCGGGCAGAGGCACGGGAGCTGGTGGAGCGCTGCATGCGCGTGCTGTACTACCGGGACGCTCGTTCTTATAACAGGGTAAGGCACAGTCAGGCCGAGGGTTGGGGTGCCACTGAGGGTCTGTGGCTATCTAGAACAGTTAACCTCCTCAATCTAAAGTGCATATCACCTTATCCCTCATCTTACTCCTCTTAAAATCTGAGGGAAATCAAATTCCTTGGCCTGACACCAAGCCAGGGGGGTTTTCTGAAGCCTCACAACCACCACATTCTGTTTTGCCTTTTAGTTTGAAGTTGCCACAGTGACTGAGAAAGGAGTTGAAGTAGAGGGACCTCTGTCTGCAGAAACCAACTGGGATATTGCCCACCTGATCAGGTGACTTGAAATTCAGGGTTTCTCTTTTGGGCGGGGGATATTAGGGATTGTAGATGGGAATGGTAAACGTGAACTCTGTTGggtatggtttttttcttttctgaagatgCCATGAATTCTAGAAGAGAATTTGAGCTGTCCTCTGCTAGAATTTGGGCACTGGTCAGAGTGACTGCCTTGGAAGTcaggaaaaatgaatttgaatcctCCATCTGCCTCTTTTACTAGTTGTGGAAACCATGATCATTTAGGTTccatttaacctttaaaaaatagatgtttTAAGTACTTGTGAAGCAGTGCTGTTTTTAAGCCATAATTCTGTCTTTTCTGCCtcaaatggttttttttttccttctcttttttagtGGTTTTGAGTGATGCAGTTTTATCTCCAGCCTCTTCTATTATGCTCTCACAGTTACCCTGCTATTAAAGCCATGTTGGCTGTCCCAGGACTGAGATTTGACTTTCTTCTTTTATAAGAGATTGGTAGGAAATAAATAATTCTGGACCTTTTGTCTTTGTGCTTGTGGGATAAGATGGTGAGCCTGTTGCCTCTTGCAGTTCGCTTCCACCCACACAACCACCTAGTTTTCATTCTCTCTCAAGACATCTTTGttcaagaaaatgaatttgtTCTGTAAGGAAGTATCCACACTGAATTCTTTTGGGCCTCAGACTCTCTATATAAAGGAAGTCCCCAAAGATTAATGCTAATGCTCTAATGTAATCTTAAGCCTGGTTTCAACAAAAGTGCATTTTTAAAGTAGCAATAAGGTGCTTAATAATTTAGTGGCAAACAAAGATCAATGAAAATTGCAAATACAGCCACAAAATTGACTTTACATAAAGTAGTCAACTTATTGGGCtatcctccctctcccttccccccctaaAAAAACCCCATTCAagtgaaaaagtaaaagaaaaccaAGGACAGAATGGGCCTTGGCTTTGTAGTGTAGaacgctcccccccccccccagtctgatCTCTCATTCCATAGAGGTCTGCAAATTTGCTCAAATTGTGTGGCTTCCAAAATCACAAAACTCACTGTATCATAAAGTTGGGAGAGGCATTAAGAAAAGCAGTGTTGgttctaaaattaaattatctctgGTACATTGGTTATCTGGGCTTATATTTTACctcttgtgtttaaaaaaaaaaaaaaaaaaatcaccctttTAAAAGTAAAATCCATATCCAAAGCAGTTGATGAAATGGGCTTTGAATTTTCTCCCTTAAGTATGATCATTCCCCTTAAATTACATACATACCTAAATATCGAATGTAATTCATCCACTCAGACATGAATTTTCTAAAGAGCTGAATTCTATAGCTCTTAAATGCCCCAAATGATAGCAAATACCAAATCCAGGGGGAATGTGCTGGGGTGTGGGAAAGTGATGGAAATAAGAGGTTCTGCTTTGGCAGAATGGACAACATGGCATAAAACACCAGCCTATGGCATCCCCAACTCTTACTTCCAACAGACTTGTTTCAGGAAGGTCAGTTTCCCAAACATTTGACTCTGTAAGAGATGATGTAATTGCTAAATTCTGATTTTAAGAAAGGGTGGAAACTCTAGTAGGGGATACAACTTAGACCTATTACTCCCAAGACAAGGAtacccaaaatgaaaacaaatttgtttataaatcattttccCTGGTTTTATTAAATGTTCCACTTATGTACAATTTAAAGATGAATCATTTACAGGTCTGTGCACACTGCCTCCCGGCTCCCTGAAGGGAAAGTTGCTAAAAACCTCAGGATGGACAAACAGAAGCGTAGCCGTGGGCAAGGTGGGCTGGtggtgtttttttcctctttgctgtTATgtcaaaatgcatttatttccGTTTATATCTTAAGtacatacaataaaaaaaaaaccctcaaacatGCAAACTGTAGAAaaattgtggtttttttcctttttttccttctttgaagctggcagtgaaaaataaaaagatacaatGTCTGTGCACACCCCAGTCTATCTTGTCTCCGGGTTGGGTTCTTCTCTCTAGCTCTAGGGAAAGTATGGCAAAGCCACACAAAAAACAAGGGTATATTggctatggttttttttttttaatttttatttttttgtttttacctttaaaaaaaaaaaaatttaaaggttgACCATGGCCTGTACAATTATATCTCCTGGCTATGGTGCACACAATTCTCCTGAGCAGGCTTGGGCTTTTCCTTCCTACCCCAGGACCCCTCCTCTTCCTAAGGGCACTGGCAGGATACAGACCAGCACACAGTGGGGAGGTAGAGAGGATCCCATGCCCTACTGTGAGCCTAAGCCTTCAGTTACTTTGTTTATTCCATGCTCCCAATCTCTAGAAATAAGATGAATCTCATCAAAATAGGGGAGGAGCAGAGGGAcaagggtggggaaagggagtCAAGTATTCACAAAAGCCAGAGCTTATTTACTTTCTgtgaaaattacttttaaaaatccaaaaaaatattttggataatTAGAGACGGTTCACACATTTTTAAAGCCACAATTTTAAATGTAGGATCACAGCAGAAACCAATACCtcggggaggaaaggaaaaagaagatggaGGGGGATCTgaatttggtgatttttttttaaacatcttttttcccttttatgtatAAAAAGTTAAGaccacaatggaaaaaaaaaaaaaaaagacatgtatatgtgtacacacacacacatacatatgccaGTTTGTCAGctacatatttttatcttttcccatcttcAGAAATGGTCTTACATTAACAATGGTTAGATAGTATCATGCCCAAAGACATCAGCCGCAcaataaaaaaaacagaacaatgaTACAGTTGAGGTAAGgggaaacaaaccaaaaaaagaaaaaaaaattcactcatgatggatttttttctttttcttatgtttcgTTGGAAAAATACCAAACacagtgattttattttttttaaaaaaagtcatgaaAACCTCTCTTGCAGAAGCTGAATAGCCTCTGGCCAGCTCCTCAGCTTAGACATGAtccattaatttcctttaatTCAAAGGGAAGTATGAACCAACACAAGGGGGtggcaagaaaattaaaaaaccaaagtTCCCATCCCGCCTTGTACCtcatttccccccaccccctcgcctactcctcccctccccaggaGTTTACCCTTCAGATTTCCATCAAATCCAGGTCAGCCTCTTCGAAGCCATAGAAAGACTCTGTTTCACTTTCACCTTCGAAGAGCTGGTGAAGGCTCTCGGGTTCAATTACCTCTTCAGGAGATGGTCTGGATTGGGGTGTGGAGTCGGCAGGCTCCTCTTCAGTCTGCTCCCCACTCAGTTTCAGCTGCTCCTCCAGGGAAGTAATCAGCTCCTCCTGCATGTCAGCGTTGCGGGTAGGTGAGTTAGCTGTGCCATCGGGGCCAGGCAGCACACTGGCCACCAAGAAGGACTGCTGGACTAACTCTGGGCAGTCTGCGATGACCTCCAGCACCTCTGCCAGCCAACAAAGCACCAGCTGAAGGAGGATGTCAGAGTCACATGTGCCATCTGCCATCTCTCGGGCCTGCTCTTTCCACTTTTTGTGAATGAAGTTCTTGACAGTCCTTTTGATGCACACATCCAAAGGCTGGATCTTGGAGCTACAACCCGCAGGCACCACAGCCGGGAGAGTGCTGTAGGAGCTGAGCATGGACAGCACTTCCTCGGACAGGTGGGTGCGATGGCAATCCATCACCAACATGCCCTTGCTGCGCTGGCAGGCTGTGTGCTTCTGCCACACCCTCGAGGACCACAGCTCCATGATCTCGTCATCGCTGTAGCCACTCTCTTTGGCCTCCAGCAGGATAGACTCTGGCACATTGGTGGGCTGCTCCATCTGCCCCCTATAGAAGACCAGGGTGGGAAGGACGGTGCCATCCGCCAGGATGGACAGCACGACATCACACCAGGGCTCCCCTGTGCCCACCGTCTGCAGGGCGTTTTCCTTCCGATCATCGCTGCTCAGTACCTCTGCGTCTAGAAACAGGGAGATTTCATCGATGGCCACGATCATAGAAAGAGGCAGGTCCTGGGTATGGATCTGCCTCTGCACAAACTCAATGAAGAGTCCAGCATTTTCTGCCACTTCCTTGGGTAGGGTGTGAGCCACGGCCCTCCGGGCATGAGGGGTCAGGTGGTGTCGAAGCATAAACCTCACTGCCCACTCATAGGAGATCTTGAAACCGCCCTCCAGCGAACGCCCGATTTTGGTGGCCTTCTGGAAGAGTGTTTCCTCATTGACAGGAAGCTGCTGTTCCCGCTGTGTCAGGACCCATTCGGCCAACTTCTCCTCGGCTTCTAAACTCAGATACTTGCCCTCCAGATTCTCTCCTTGGGAGGCCTGAAAGCGCCGCAGCCAACGCCGGATACGCCGCTGTGGGTTGCGGAAATGCTCAGCTGCCTGCTCGGTATTGCAGCATAAGGCAAACAGTACCACTCGCAGCTTCTTTACTGACAGCTGTTCCTTCTTGCCGGCTCCACTGAGGCCCCCGGCTGCTGTTGGCTCGGGTTCTGACAGAGCTAGGGCTCCTTCCTCTTGCTCGTCAGGACTCAGGCACTCAGCCCCCTCTGCATGCAGAAGGGATGCTGGAGTCTGGGGACAGCCGGGGGCTCCCGGAGGGAGAAGTGGAGATGATGCTGACAGCAGCTGGGCCTGGTGAACAGGTGGCTCCCCACACTCAGAGGGGGTGCCCACGGATTTCACAGTGGCAATTTTGTTGTGGGGGAAAGCAGAAGGGTAGGTGTTCTTTATGCCCCGGTCATGGGCCTGGCCAtgcctgaaagaaaaaaagaagagcaaaaagaaaGTCCTTTTTTGAATAATAGAAAACACAAGGATAAAGGGCCAAAATATTCAACACTGACACAAAGATACCCAGAAAGGAATTTGGTTACCTAGAATGGGATATCCAAGTCAGTCCTGCAGAACGAGAAGTCAAAGAAGATAGTTAAATTAAGAAAAGGAACTCTTCCCCCACTCAAGGATCAGTAACAGCTGAAGCTTATACAAACTACAAAGacaatatttcccaatttaatGCAGCAAAAAGCCCAGGCAGAAACTGAGGAGGGGACAACTGACACCAGCTAGAAATACTGCTGCTTTCTCAGTCAGTAGGAGCTCACCATTCTATCTgatcttttcttcctcaaaacaaattcctgaCAACCCTTCTCGACCCTTTCCTGTTCCCTCCCCAGCTCACCTCGTGGTAGGATATTGCTGGATTGATGTGATGGATTGAAGACCAGATGTTTAGCCATGGCATCTCCCACAGAAGTAACAAAAACGCAGGAAGTACAGGCCAGCTTGATCCCACTGAGGCAGAATAAAAGGTGGCATGCGGCCACCAACAGAGAAGTTTGAGAAATGagcttctcttttctcatttttcccaacCACACCAGACGTACccccaagaaaacatcaaaggaaaatgTCTTGTTAATAACATTATAAACATCATACCTGACAGTGGAGTTCTTAAACAAGGCCAGGTACTTGGGGCTCTTCCGTGGAACATGATTGCTGAGGCAAAAGAAAACTGACATTAACCCATCCAAATAGATACTGGCTGCTCCTCTCAATGGTCCAAAGACTGGAGATGCTGCTTGTACCCCACCTGGCTCCAGTTACCTTCCCAATCCCTTTCTCTCTGCCAAGTTAGAAACTGAGACATGAAAGCTAATGGATGGTTTAGTTTAGAAGGAAGGTTGAAGGCCTCGTGCAGACAGGGGGTAGGGAACAGACTTTGGAAAGCTGAGGATGCTAAGGGGGCAACGGGAAGGGCCAATGTCTGGTCACATGGCCTACTTGATCATGTGGTTGGCATATGCTCTGGAGCAGCAGGTGCTATAGCGACACAGGGAGCAGTGGACATAGGTAGGGAAATGATTGGGGAAATCGGGGATCTCAAAGCTGCACTCCAGGCACGTTTGCCGGCCCATGACACTCCTGCTAAAAGAAAGGGAGAATCTCATTAGTGCTGAATTAAAGTGAATCTCCATAGTGTTACAGGGGTTCCCCCAGAACCCCACAGAAAGGCTACCAAGCCACCTCGGTGGTTGGCAACCATTCTACCCAACCAGCCCCGAGTGGCCCAGCACTTAGTGGAAGGCGCTGACATTTTCTTGACAGCTTTCTTCTGGATGCTTCGCTGGACAGGGGGATAAAGGAAGATGGGAAGAGGGTCTGCTGGGGTAGACAGGGGGGCAGCATCTTGCAAGGCATTAGGTGGTGCATCATTTGAGGAGACAGGCAGTATTCGTGGCTGTCCTCGGGATGCCCGGATGGTCACCTGAAAGGGGGTAAAAAAAGGTACATTTAGCCACTCTTGGTCTTCAGTGGGGAAGGAGGATGAATGTTAAGGTGCTGACACTCCTCCTGCCACGCTCAGTTAACTTCAAGCAGCCCTGGCCCTTTACCTTGGTGCCTGGTTTCAGGCCCTCCAGCTGTTTGGGCTTGCGGAAGGTTTTGTGATGCTGAAGTTTGTGCTCTATTTTGTCCTTGGCAAACAGAAACTGCAGCCGGCATTTATTACAGTGATAGACACTCTTCTTCTGAGGGAtaagagacatttaaaaaaaacaaaacaaaacaaaacaaaacaaaaaaaccccaaagcaaaaacaaaccctGAAGGGCCCAACCTAAGAGTCATTCCCTGAGTAGAGAAAGGGCATGAAGGCAACAGACACTTCATACACATTTATTCCAAATTGGGAATTTTGATTAACCGAGGGACAAAGGAAAGAACCCAAGGACAGCAACACCTGCTTTTCAAGAGGTGGACTCAAAGGCTTGTCATcttctcagttcttcctgattcacTGAACAATACAGTATTAGGCAAATTGCTCAACACTTCAATCTCTATCTTAATAATGGGATTATTATCTATTCCTGAACAAATTGCATAGGATCACCTGAAAGGTCCCTTTGAGGAGGGATTTTTTCCTTCactgtatttgtatttccagtgacTAGCAAAGGGCCTGGCACCTAGAAGGCCCTGAGtacatgcttgttgattgattgatcttatTTGATTCTGACAAAGAGAGGGCTCCTATTGTTGAAGTGCAtctgagaaagggaaggaaaggagaaagggaaagggataagcatttatatagcacctattgtgtgccaggcactatactaagtgctttataaatattatcacatttgatcctcataacaaccctgtcaGGCAGGTGCTAAAATGGGGataccattttacagttgaggaaactgaggcagaggttaagtgacttgcccagggtcacacagcttttataagtgtctggggctggatctgaactcaggatttcctgactccatgcccagctCTCTGTGCACTATGGCTCCACTAGCTGCCTCATTAAATCGAAGCTGAGAGTTTTCCCTGCAATCCAGGGGCCCATTTGACAGATCCTGGTGAAGAATATTCAAGCTGGCTTAGCAATCATCCTTTCTGTGGTCCCTTGATTTGCCTTTTGTGTAAGGCCCAAGGACCCAGGTGAGGTCAGATCAAGATAGTGAATATCGGGTTGTGATATTCTTCTTTTAAATGACGAAGACTAATAATAATCTTTTCTGCTTAGTCAAACTTTGGGGAAAGTTACCTGGTGCCTCATGAAATGTTGCTGGAATGCATTGCCATTTTTGAAGACCTTCAAACAGTAAGGGCAGAGCAGATGCCGGGTATCCTCATGGATCATGCGAAAATGACCATCTACTTCTGAGTACAGGGAAGAGCGGTACTGACACACCTAATCATGGAGGGACAGGATGGAATGGCAGGGGTTAAAGTGGCCAGGCTATGGCCAAGAAAGGTAGTCAAGTCTTTTCCCAATACATATGAAACATAACCACGTTGGGAAAAGAGCAAACTCTCTAATGTTATTGCTACAGCTGTAGACAAGAAGAGTTAAGTTTAAAAAGTCTAGGTGAGCATCCTAAGCTGGCAGATGCACTGAAAAAAGAGAGTCAAACAGGAGAGGCAGAAGCCAATATTCTGGACCCGAAGCTGGCACACATATTTCCCTCCTGGGCATGAATCTTCTAAAAAAGGTAGGAAAGTTTTGTAAATGACAACTAGTCCTTATACACACCACTCACTACCCTTGTGGGTACATGCTTTAATCCCGGGCATGGTTCAGGCCTGACTGGCATATCCCCAGAGTGATCGATGAGGGAGGAGTCAGGAAGTAAAACAATACCTGGCAAACGTAAGGCATCTCCCCGGGTTTGTGGGTGTCCTTCATGTGCTGGAGGAACAAGGGCTCACTCTCAAAGGCCCACTCACAAATCTTGCACTTAGCTGTAAGGGCGGGAAGCAAGAGATCAACCCAACAGTCTTCAAACCCAACATATCCTTTTCTAATGGCACCTTCATAGAAGTTCATAACTAACTTTGACCAAGTCCTTAGTATGTGCTAAGAAGTGGGGAAATCACCATCATGATCACACTGATTCTCAAAGAAGTGAAAGGCAGTATGGTACAGAGAGGGAAGATGGCCTCAGAATTGAGAAGAGTTACATCTGAGGCCCACCAGATCAGAAATGTATCAGCTCATGCATGAGCAGGAGTAAAGATTTCATCCCACCTTTGGAGATGAGTAACTTATCTGCACCAGGGGAGAGAATTTCCATACTGAGAGTTCCCAAAACAGATAAAATCAAAGGTCAGAACCAAAAAATAACAGTAATTAAAGGTATCCAAACATATGAATACCCTGCTGTGTAttcaatgcatttattaagtgtttattttaGTCTTAAGAAATCATGTAATTATCATCACAATTAATGAATATATttgataaaagcaaaagaaaaacttttaactcAAGAATTTAAATATATCAGATTACTGATGTCATACTGGTCTCAATCTATATTCCTAAAAACTTTGTGAAGGCCTGCACTTTCTTCTTACTCTCCTCTAAGTCTGCACAGTCTCCTCACTTCAACTGAATTCACCCTGATCTGTCACCTCCACTGGCCTCCTTTCTGTTATCACGCTCCAGGAGCTCTTGGAAGCCTCCAATACTGCCCATCACCCTCCTCCTTGGGTACTCTTTTCCCTCTAGGCCTCCACTGCTCTCTTCTGGTCTGTCCTTCCTGATTATGCCCTCTCAGTCTCCTTGGCTAGATCTTCAGCTAACCATGGGTGAACTTCAAGGCTCTGTCCTCGATCTTCTCATCTTCGTTTTATAATACTTTTATGCAAACATTTCTGACATCTTTTTATACAGCCCTAACTTTTGAGATTTCCAATATTGCATTAGACTTGCTCtgggtcctttttttcttttccttctcaattaAAATCCCTCTTTCTGCAAGAGGCCTTCCCTAGGACACCTGAAACTCAGTGCCTTCTCTTCTTCTACAAGCAGTTAGGTAGCACTATGGATATAGCACTAGgcatggattcaggaagactcaagttcaaatccagccacagacacttactagcttgtaCAATCCTGAGCAAAGCATTccacctctgtttgcctcagtttctttaactgcaaaatgaggataatatcacctaccttccaaagttgttgtgaggagtatatgagaattaataataattgtaaagtattttagcacagtgactggcacacataagtattaaataaaacaaGTTCCTTTCCTCTATGATTATCTCAAGTTTATTCTAcatatatcttgtttgtgcatagatttttgtatgttgtcttccccaataGAACGGGAGTTCTATGTTCAGCAGagtacctagcacacagtaggtacttaataaatatttgctgatttaaTTAAACTAAAAGGCAAGAATGGCACGGTGGTAAGAAGAAGAAGTAAGAGGCAATGTTGCTTGGAAGAAACTCTtccatttatggttttcttcTATGCTATTTTCAATAAAGCAAAA
The Sminthopsis crassicaudata isolate SCR6 chromosome 4, ASM4859323v1, whole genome shotgun sequence genome window above contains:
- the POGZ gene encoding pogo transposable element with ZNF domain isoform X12, which translates into the protein MADTDLFMECEEEELEPWQKISDVIEDSVVEDYNSVDKTATAGNPLVQQGGQPLILTQNPASGLSTMVTQPVLRPVQVMQNANHVTNSPVTSQPIFITTQGFPVRNVRPVQNTMNQVGIVLNVQQGQTVRPITLVPAPGTQFVKPTVGVPQVFSQMTQVRPGSTMPVRPTTNTFTTVIPATLTIRSTVPQSQSQQTKSTPSTSTTPTATQPTSLGQLAVQPPSQSSQAPNPKLAPSFPSPPAVSIASFVTVKRPGVTGENSNEVAKLVNTLNTIPSLGQSPGPMVVSNNSPAHSSQRTSGPESSAMKVTSPIPTFDLQDGGRKVCPRCNSQFRVTEALRGHMCYCCPDLVDFLKKGKPLDSEPSITSATKPPSPEKTAPMPSTPSSTPAPTLSPPAKAPEPMENSGDVTQSKLIMLVDDFYYGRDSGKVSQLLNFPKVPTSFRCPHCTKRLKNNIRFMNHMKHHVELDQQNGEVDVHTICQHCYRQFSTPFQLQCHLENVHSPYESTTKCKICEWAFESEPLFLQHMKDTHKPGEMPYVCQVCQYRSSLYSEVDGHFRMIHEDTRHLLCPYCLKVFKNGNAFQQHFMRHQSLIPQKKSVYHCNKCRLQFLFAKDKIEHKLQHHKTFRKPKQLEGLKPGTKVTIRASRGQPRILPVSSNDAPPNALQDAAPLSTPADPLPIFLYPPVQRSIQKKAVKKMSVMGRQTCLECSFEIPDFPNHFPTYVHCSLCRYSTCCSRAYANHMINNHVPRKSPKYLALFKNSTVSGIKLACTSCVFVTSVGDAMAKHLVFNPSHQSSNILPRGLTWISHSRHGQAHDRGIKNTYPSAFPHNKIATVKSVGTPSECGEPPVHQAQLLSASSPLLPPGAPGCPQTPASLLHAEGAECLSPDEQEEGALALSEPEPTAAGGLSGAGKKEQLSVKKLRVVLFALCCNTEQAAEHFRNPQRRIRRWLRRFQASQGENLEGKYLSLEAEEKLAEWVLTQREQQLPVNEETLFQKATKIGRSLEGGFKISYEWAVRFMLRHHLTPHARRAVAHTLPKEVAENAGLFIEFVQRQIHTQDLPLSMIVAIDEISLFLDAEVLSSDDRKENALQTVGTGEPWCDVVLSILADGTVLPTLVFYRGQMEQPTNVPESILLEAKESGYSDDEIMELWSSRVWQKHTACQRSKGMLVMDCHRTHLSEEVLSMLSSYSTLPAVVPAGCSSKIQPLDVCIKRTVKNFIHKKWKEQAREMADGTCDSDILLQLVLCWLAEVLEVIADCPELVQQSFLVASVLPGPDGTANSPTRNADMQEELITSLEEQLKLSGEQTEEEPADSTPQSRPSPEEVIEPESLHQLFEGESETESFYGFEEADLDLMEI